A part of Olleya sp. Bg11-27 genomic DNA contains:
- a CDS encoding fumarylacetoacetate hydrolase family protein: MKLASIDNKTRDGQLVVVNKELTKAVTVPEIAETMQSAIDNWIEMENKLQTVYEHLNSNKLHNTFDFSSVRVLAPIPRAYHWADGSAYVTHVELVRKARNAKLPESFWTDPLMYMGASDAFIGANDDIKIENEDWGIDFESEIAVITDDVPAGITSKAALNHIKLITIINDVSLRHLIPNELSKQFGFYQSKPWTTFAPVVVTPDELGDSWKDGKLHLPLESTLNGKLIGSPNAGIDMTFDFGQLIAHAAKTRLLMAGTVIGSGTVANQGSPNGSSCLAEVRCLEIIKNGKASTPFMSFGDRIEVEMKNNEGHSIFGKINQVVKEYKN, translated from the coding sequence ATGAAATTAGCTTCAATTGACAACAAAACTAGAGATGGACAATTAGTTGTAGTAAATAAAGAATTAACAAAAGCCGTAACAGTTCCTGAAATTGCAGAGACTATGCAATCTGCTATCGATAATTGGATAGAAATGGAAAATAAATTGCAAACCGTTTATGAACACTTAAATTCCAATAAACTACATAATACATTTGATTTTTCGTCTGTTAGGGTTTTGGCTCCAATTCCTAGAGCTTATCATTGGGCAGACGGAAGTGCTTATGTTACACACGTAGAACTTGTACGCAAAGCTAGAAATGCAAAATTACCTGAATCCTTCTGGACAGACCCATTAATGTATATGGGAGCCTCTGATGCTTTTATTGGAGCTAATGACGATATTAAAATAGAAAATGAAGATTGGGGTATTGATTTTGAATCTGAAATAGCTGTAATCACAGATGATGTTCCCGCCGGAATCACCTCAAAAGCGGCTTTAAATCACATCAAATTAATAACCATTATTAATGATGTTTCTTTAAGACATTTAATCCCTAATGAATTATCTAAACAATTTGGATTTTATCAATCCAAACCTTGGACAACATTTGCGCCAGTGGTTGTTACTCCCGACGAATTAGGTGATAGCTGGAAAGATGGCAAACTACATTTACCATTGGAGTCCACCTTAAACGGAAAACTAATTGGCTCTCCCAATGCTGGCATTGATATGACATTTGATTTTGGTCAATTAATAGCGCACGCAGCTAAAACGCGTTTATTAATGGCAGGAACAGTTATAGGTTCAGGAACAGTTGCAAACCAAGGAAGTCCAAATGGTTCAAGTTGTTTGGCGGAAGTTAGGTGTTTAGAAATAATAAAAAATGGAAAAGCGTCTACTCCATTTATGAGTTTTGGTGACAGAATCGAAGTGGAAATGAAAAACAATGAAGGCCACTCTATTTTTGGAAAAATAAATCAAGTAGTTAAAGAGTATAAAAATTAA
- a CDS encoding DUF1801 domain-containing protein produces the protein MSTDIDSYYLEKDEPNKSCLLTLRDIIIRQDVNITETRTYGMPCFCYKKKRFCYLWTDKKTDTPYLLMVEGKHLKHPELEEGSRTRMKIFRVNPNKDLPINIILIILNEALDLYRLGIINTE, from the coding sequence ATGAGTACAGACATTGATAGCTATTATTTAGAAAAGGACGAACCAAATAAAAGTTGTTTACTAACTTTAAGAGACATCATTATTAGGCAAGATGTAAATATTACAGAAACAAGAACATACGGAATGCCCTGTTTTTGTTATAAGAAAAAAAGGTTCTGTTATCTATGGACTGATAAAAAAACGGACACCCCTTACCTTTTAATGGTTGAAGGTAAACACTTAAAGCATCCAGAATTAGAAGAGGGTTCACGTACTAGAATGAAAATCTTTAGAGTAAACCCAAATAAAGACTTGCCCATTAATATTATTTTAATAATATTAAATGAAGCCTTAGATTTATATAGACTGGGTATTATAAATACTGAATAA
- a CDS encoding helix-turn-helix transcriptional regulator: MEEKPRLSRLTAILTQLQSKQLLTAREIAEKHNVSIRTIYRDIKTLENSGIPIITVEGKGFSLVDGFNLPPVMFTEQEANALITAEQLILKNKDQSFAIEYQNAIAKIKAILQHSQKEKIEFLAEKIHFRHNTENQKTSNHLMSIQSALSHFNLIDIEYHSLQDKNTKRTIEPFALYSTQDNWLLIAICRLRNDFRAFRLDHITTLTVLNQHFEPQKITLQEYFEICKQKYATPPDIPLS, translated from the coding sequence ATGGAAGAAAAACCACGACTGTCCAGATTAACCGCAATTCTAACCCAATTACAGTCAAAACAACTATTGACTGCCCGCGAAATTGCAGAAAAACACAATGTAAGTATTAGAACAATTTACCGAGACATTAAAACGCTTGAAAATTCAGGCATACCAATAATTACCGTGGAAGGAAAAGGATTTTCTTTAGTCGATGGTTTTAATCTTCCTCCAGTCATGTTTACGGAACAAGAAGCAAATGCGTTGATTACTGCAGAACAACTTATACTAAAAAACAAAGACCAATCTTTTGCAATAGAATACCAAAATGCAATCGCTAAAATAAAAGCCATTTTACAACATTCGCAAAAAGAGAAAATTGAATTTTTAGCCGAAAAAATACACTTCAGACATAATACTGAAAATCAAAAAACAAGCAATCATTTAATGAGTATCCAATCTGCCCTTTCCCATTTTAATCTTATTGACATCGAATATCATTCTTTACAAGATAAAAATACTAAACGTACTATTGAGCCTTTCGCTTTATATAGCACGCAAGACAATTGGCTTTTAATTGCTATATGTCGATTACGTAATGATTTTAGAGCGTTTAGATTAGACCACATCACTACATTAACTGTTCTCAATCAACATTTTGAACCTCAAAAAATAACGCTTCAAGAGTATTTTGAAATTTGTAAACAAAAATATGCAACACCCCCTGACATACCGTTGTCATAA
- a CDS encoding DUF6896 domain-containing protein, translating to MELTEKIQVCNSLDDIPDFKTIKSFERGIEWKIIFSNKIKSKREKIGGQWKFEHSEFQVAVHTIEPEINIVKLITDKEIEEHQDFFEKCAKDYRNLATKLINEFADKHNVKIDPEYPMNTLCHTDKFGYKPVGQMSGWRYAFHGTHCGLTNNKTGQSIEIPLTYGLEFGQLDPYFFTGFIKSTKEYLPLPVGIYCDYSDGKRILEKMVEIGKFEYVNSNWPNEKGIVVTDRKKVEVKVYNPNVELEEERLRTKTFKNNGGNSAKTKDSNNNKFWSKLKSIWS from the coding sequence TTGGAACTGACCGAGAAAATACAAGTTTGTAATAGTCTGGATGATATTCCAGATTTTAAAACCATCAAATCATTTGAAAGAGGAATTGAATGGAAAATTATATTTTCCAATAAGATTAAGTCCAAAAGAGAAAAAATTGGAGGTCAATGGAAATTTGAACACTCTGAATTTCAAGTTGCAGTTCACACAATAGAACCTGAAATAAATATTGTCAAGTTAATTACAGACAAAGAAATTGAAGAACACCAAGACTTCTTTGAAAAATGTGCTAAAGATTATCGGAATTTAGCAACTAAACTGATAAATGAATTTGCAGATAAACACAATGTGAAAATTGACCCAGAATATCCTATGAACACTCTTTGCCATACAGACAAGTTTGGATATAAGCCAGTTGGACAAATGAGCGGATGGAGATATGCATTTCACGGAACACATTGTGGACTAACCAACAATAAAACTGGACAGAGTATTGAAATTCCTCTGACTTACGGATTGGAATTCGGACAACTTGACCCTTATTTTTTTACAGGATTTATTAAGTCGACTAAAGAATATCTGCCATTACCAGTTGGAATATATTGTGACTACTCTGACGGAAAGAGAATTTTAGAAAAAATGGTTGAAATTGGAAAATTTGAATATGTGAATTCTAATTGGCCAAATGAAAAAGGAATTGTAGTAACGGATAGAAAGAAAGTTGAAGTCAAAGTTTATAATCCAAATGTGGAATTGGAAGAAGAAAGACTACGCACAAAAACGTTTAAAAATAATGGCGGAAATTCTGCTAAAACAAAAGATAGTAATAACAATAAATTTTGGTCTAAACTGAAAAGTATATGGTCTTAA
- a CDS encoding AbiH family protein produces MKFNRIIIIGNGFDLSHNLKTKYSDFIKDYYSKIKDSSFKDELLEFRIPGYLFNQMNSLKEITDHLSESLGSLSIMHPGMNLHFNRKLGVILHNYFFYEISKKSESKWVDIEADYFDKLIKIIDKGYTNQTFDEITKLNKEVDSIANKFEQYLIDNIKPEIHLKYNEKTDELFNNKIASNRSQFYDFLKEFPESYAKVVKEELEGSVFGDFMSMNFEDTLILNFNYTNTAIELYKRNLENFKVINIHGTLNEPKNPINLGFGDEMHARYSDIEESNENEYLRLMKSFAYSNTDNYRQLFDFIESNEFQVQIMGHSCGISDRTLLNAIFENENCKSIKVFYHKYGEQKDNYSDIVRSISRHFNNKLLMRNKVVNKTLCKELPQL; encoded by the coding sequence TTGAAATTTAATAGAATAATTATTATAGGAAATGGATTTGATTTATCACACAATCTCAAAACTAAATATTCGGATTTCATAAAAGATTATTATTCTAAAATAAAAGACTCATCATTTAAAGATGAATTATTAGAATTTCGAATTCCAGGATATCTTTTTAACCAAATGAATTCTCTCAAAGAAATAACTGACCACTTGTCAGAATCTTTAGGGTCTCTTTCGATAATGCATCCAGGAATGAACCTTCATTTCAATCGAAAACTAGGTGTTATTTTACACAATTATTTCTTTTATGAGATATCAAAAAAATCCGAATCGAAATGGGTTGATATAGAAGCTGACTATTTCGATAAACTTATAAAAATTATTGACAAAGGTTATACTAATCAAACGTTTGATGAAATCACCAAATTAAATAAAGAAGTAGACTCAATAGCAAATAAATTTGAACAATATTTAATTGATAATATAAAGCCAGAAATACATCTAAAATACAATGAGAAAACAGATGAACTTTTTAATAATAAAATAGCTTCAAATCGAAGTCAGTTTTATGATTTTCTAAAAGAATTTCCTGAAAGTTATGCTAAAGTTGTAAAGGAAGAATTAGAAGGTAGTGTTTTTGGTGATTTTATGAGTATGAACTTTGAAGATACTCTAATTCTAAATTTCAACTATACGAATACAGCAATTGAACTCTATAAAAGAAACTTAGAAAATTTTAAAGTAATAAATATACATGGAACTTTAAATGAACCAAAGAACCCAATCAATCTAGGATTTGGTGATGAAATGCATGCTAGGTATTCGGATATTGAAGAATCAAACGAAAATGAGTACTTAAGACTTATGAAATCATTTGCATATTCCAATACTGACAATTACAGACAACTTTTCGACTTTATAGAAAGTAACGAGTTTCAAGTTCAAATTATGGGGCATTCATGCGGAATTTCAGACAGAACTCTTTTAAATGCAATTTTTGAAAATGAGAACTGTAAGTCAATAAAAGTTTTTTATCACAAATATGGAGAACAAAAAGATAATTATTCAGATATTGTTCGAAGTATATCTCGCCACTTTAACAATAAACTATTGATGAGAAATAAGGTTGTGAATAAGACTTTGTGTAAAGAATTACCTCAATTATAA
- a CDS encoding DUF2947 family protein has translation MNIEVNDREIVPLNEFELGWRFEKTHSPDISESEKKQIQPVSEMESKRLNKVIDYFEQEYNLKEKFTQTDWISANAESDEKIERFRNQLELTLEKWDEEIIITWHRNITLKTTKEVFIKYWNDFLYPSSDDVTLISEKTNWVMFYRHFEVANIWTKHLNI, from the coding sequence TTGAACATAGAAGTAAACGATAGAGAAATAGTTCCTTTAAACGAATTTGAATTAGGCTGGAGATTTGAAAAAACTCATAGTCCTGATATTTCTGAATCTGAAAAGAAACAAATTCAACCAGTTTCTGAAATGGAATCGAAAAGACTGAATAAGGTCATTGACTATTTCGAACAGGAATATAATTTAAAAGAAAAATTTACTCAAACGGATTGGATAAGTGCTAATGCAGAAAGTGATGAGAAAATTGAGCGGTTTAGAAACCAACTCGAATTGACTCTGGAAAAATGGGACGAAGAAATAATAATAACTTGGCATCGGAACATTACGCTAAAAACTACGAAAGAAGTATTTATAAAATATTGGAATGATTTTTTATATCCGAGTTCTGATGATGTAACTCTGATTTCGGAAAAAACGAATTGGGTAATGTTTTACCGACATTTTGAAGTGGCAAATATTTGGACTAAACATCTGAATATTTAA
- a CDS encoding DUF2059 domain-containing protein: MRKNLIFALLTLFTFQINAQSYNEKIEKLLELDGTISTIENLITETIEHQKQNNFGISHQYWELLNSKVSKKSLNELNEIVIPIYTQTYSETDIDNLLAFYSSETGKLITENQPVIIEKLSLGLMQWSQNLNSYVIEEIENRGKSEKTSKQLEKFQTEFKDNYGLQILNLTDLAIDQENNIGDLLIDFGRTNGEADITKIIRVKNNSNKEIVFEKSKYFKNDAITFDLGDKPLEISETRDLKITLIAEQAENKNYAMTSINTNDGDKIQFGIKYDAPAKEISFEISDRTLKFKKVIQNFSKPYIFILKNTGKKDFHISDIKSDNSIAYLNYSKEVIEPNKTAKIRVIISKELIEKFDLKNEKLTLKVDLTKGSKGGFSSYANDTIELTIK, encoded by the coding sequence ATGAGAAAGAATTTAATTTTTGCTTTACTGACATTATTTACATTTCAAATCAATGCTCAATCTTATAATGAAAAGATTGAAAAACTATTAGAATTAGATGGAACTATTAGTACCATAGAAAATCTTATCACAGAAACTATTGAGCACCAAAAACAAAACAATTTCGGAATTTCACACCAATATTGGGAATTGTTAAACTCTAAGGTTAGTAAAAAATCATTAAATGAACTAAATGAAATCGTAATTCCAATTTATACTCAAACTTATTCAGAAACAGATATTGACAATCTATTAGCTTTTTATAGTTCGGAAACGGGAAAATTAATTACAGAAAATCAGCCTGTGATTATAGAAAAGCTAAGTTTAGGACTGATGCAATGGTCACAGAATCTCAACTCTTATGTAATTGAAGAAATCGAAAACAGAGGTAAAAGCGAAAAAACTTCTAAACAACTAGAAAAATTTCAAACGGAATTTAAAGATAATTATGGATTACAAATTCTTAATTTAACTGACCTCGCAATTGACCAAGAAAATAACATAGGTGATTTATTAATTGACTTTGGAAGAACGAATGGTGAAGCTGACATCACTAAAATAATTCGAGTTAAAAACAATTCAAATAAAGAAATTGTATTTGAAAAGTCTAAATATTTCAAAAATGATGCTATTACATTTGATTTAGGAGATAAACCATTAGAAATTTCAGAAACTAGAGATTTAAAAATCACATTAATCGCAGAACAAGCTGAAAATAAAAATTATGCAATGACTAGCATTAATACAAATGATGGAGATAAAATACAATTCGGAATTAAATACGATGCACCTGCAAAAGAAATTAGTTTTGAGATTTCCGATAGAACATTAAAGTTTAAAAAAGTCATACAAAACTTTTCTAAACCTTACATTTTTATACTTAAAAACACAGGTAAAAAAGATTTTCATATTTCAGACATTAAAAGTGATAACTCAATAGCATATTTAAATTATAGTAAAGAAGTTATAGAACCAAATAAGACAGCGAAAATAAGAGTTATTATATCAAAAGAATTGATTGAGAAATTTGACTTAAAGAATGAGAAATTGACTTTAAAAGTGGATTTGACAAAAGGAAGTAAAGGTGGATTTTCAAGCTATGCAAATGACACAATTGAATTAACTATTAAATAA
- a CDS encoding GyrI-like domain-containing protein yields MNKVTVKAFKVIGISVRTTNQNELAAQDIGALWHKFMSEKIIDKIPNKIDTTVYSIYTDYESDYTQPYTTILGCKVEHLNEIPNGMVGKSIKGGPYEKFTTKGDLTKGLIINQWKAIWTMDLDREYSADFEVFGEKAQNPQDAEIDILIAVKS; encoded by the coding sequence ATGAACAAAGTAACAGTTAAAGCATTTAAAGTAATCGGTATTTCGGTAAGAACAACTAACCAAAACGAACTAGCAGCACAAGATATTGGTGCCTTATGGCATAAATTTATGTCAGAGAAAATTATTGACAAAATTCCTAATAAAATAGATACCACTGTGTATTCCATCTACACAGATTATGAAAGCGACTATACACAACCCTATACTACCATTTTGGGTTGTAAAGTCGAACATTTAAATGAAATCCCCAACGGAATGGTTGGTAAATCTATCAAAGGAGGACCATATGAGAAGTTTACAACTAAAGGCGATTTAACAAAAGGTTTAATTATTAACCAATGGAAAGCAATATGGACTATGGATTTAGACCGCGAATATTCGGCAGATTTTGAAGTCTTTGGAGAGAAAGCACAAAACCCACAAGATGCAGAAATTGATATTTTAATTGCTGTTAAATCATAA
- a CDS encoding IS1182 family transposase — translation MQGTKIYQEKLFNNFQLSRRVPQDNFYRRLSEILDLEFLRNQTKIYYGNCGQKSLDPVVFFKFCLVGYLENITSDRKLVSHCSLRLDILYFLGYDIDEELPWHSTLSRTHQLYPESVFESLFTHVFKMCVDMQMVSGHTQVIDAAPVKANASMDSLELKVPEEDLEAHLRAVRHISNRDKAVPLRSAKVNKAPKSQQELSASRQELQAIKSRNKKWSKDQNHRPGAGNKGSRYTSNKTHYSPTDPDARISVKPGKARKLNYSSQLTVDAAHHVISDIKAYHADGKDSQHLPDIVLRVKRRLWQSGLTIDTCLADTGYSSGENYAFLEKQDITSYIPPHGTFKGGPDEFIYNEKEDHYTCPQGKIIPFKKVFYEKKSNTKKKAYRGSKKLCIDCPIRSACLSKTAQEKSFSVTYYRAEYMRSIARVDSEKGSYMKGKRQSTVEPVFGTLTQFLGMGKVNTLGIKQANKCMHLSATAYNLKKYLKYMKNLPESIAGLLAFIKSTKNYLISLRMLCFKPLEF, via the coding sequence ATGCAAGGCACAAAAATCTATCAAGAGAAATTATTCAACAATTTCCAGTTGAGTCGTCGGGTTCCCCAAGACAATTTTTATAGACGACTATCAGAAATTTTAGACTTAGAGTTTCTACGAAATCAAACAAAAATCTATTACGGAAACTGTGGACAAAAAAGTTTAGATCCCGTAGTGTTTTTCAAATTCTGTTTAGTTGGTTATTTAGAGAATATCACTAGCGATAGAAAACTGGTATCGCATTGCAGTCTTCGACTGGATATTCTTTATTTTCTAGGCTATGATATCGATGAAGAATTACCATGGCATTCGACGTTAAGTAGAACACATCAACTGTACCCAGAGTCAGTTTTTGAAAGTCTATTTACTCATGTTTTCAAAATGTGCGTAGACATGCAAATGGTAAGCGGCCATACCCAAGTTATAGACGCCGCACCTGTAAAAGCAAACGCCTCTATGGATAGCTTAGAACTTAAAGTGCCAGAAGAAGATTTAGAAGCTCATTTACGCGCAGTACGACATATAAGCAATAGAGATAAAGCAGTACCACTTCGATCAGCAAAAGTTAATAAAGCCCCAAAATCGCAACAAGAATTATCAGCAAGCCGTCAGGAATTACAAGCGATAAAGAGCCGAAACAAAAAATGGTCAAAAGATCAAAACCATCGTCCTGGAGCAGGAAATAAAGGTTCCCGTTATACTAGTAATAAAACGCATTATAGTCCAACCGATCCCGATGCTCGCATAAGTGTAAAACCAGGAAAAGCGAGAAAATTAAACTATTCAAGTCAGCTCACGGTAGATGCCGCACATCATGTAATAAGTGACATCAAGGCCTATCATGCCGATGGCAAAGACAGTCAGCATTTACCAGATATTGTATTGCGAGTAAAAAGACGCTTATGGCAATCTGGTCTTACCATAGACACCTGTCTCGCGGATACTGGTTACAGTAGTGGCGAGAATTATGCTTTTTTAGAAAAGCAAGATATTACCAGTTATATTCCCCCACACGGTACCTTTAAAGGAGGCCCAGATGAATTTATTTATAATGAAAAAGAAGATCACTACACCTGCCCCCAAGGGAAGATAATCCCTTTTAAAAAGGTGTTTTACGAAAAGAAGAGCAACACCAAAAAGAAGGCTTATAGAGGTTCAAAAAAACTTTGTATAGATTGCCCAATACGAAGCGCTTGCTTAAGCAAAACGGCACAAGAAAAGTCATTTTCCGTAACGTATTACCGCGCAGAATACATGCGGAGTATAGCACGAGTTGATAGTGAAAAAGGAAGCTATATGAAAGGAAAAAGACAAAGCACGGTAGAACCTGTTTTTGGTACACTAACCCAGTTTTTAGGCATGGGAAAAGTGAATACCCTTGGGATTAAACAAGCTAATAAGTGTATGCATCTATCCGCAACAGCCTATAATCTTAAAAAGTATTTAAAATATATGAAAAACCTGCCAGAAAGTATAGCAGGACTACTTGCTTTTATTAAAAGTACCAAAAACTACCTAATAAGCCTTCGAATGCTATGTTTTAAGCCACTTGAATTTTAG
- a CDS encoding IS110 family transposase has translation MKNYDEVVGIDVSKKTIDAYCYHAQVHREFANELLGYKSLIKWVLKHTKGQTFFYCFENTGYYSLKLALYLSSQDIVYVEESPLKIKRSSGIVKEKTDRLDAQLIARYAWLYREELEPSTVKSNSQLELGRLLALRDQIVRNNAGLKGTLKEMKVLLTSPTTDLGCISLKRSITYLTKQVKGIELRIKEIISQDESMSINFKLLCSLKGIGLVLACQFIYHTGNFTRFDKWRSFSSYCGTAPYEHRSGTSIHRRKQCHYLGDRKMKSLLSMATISAIQHDSELRLYYKRKLAEGKQTMIAVNNVRNKLIARAFAVVKRGTPYVVLQQHVA, from the coding sequence ATGAAAAATTATGATGAAGTAGTTGGAATTGATGTCTCAAAAAAGACAATTGATGCTTATTGTTATCACGCTCAAGTACACCGTGAGTTTGCAAATGAATTACTAGGCTATAAAAGCCTTATAAAATGGGTTTTGAAGCATACAAAAGGACAGACTTTTTTTTATTGTTTTGAGAATACGGGTTATTACTCATTAAAGTTAGCACTTTATTTAAGTAGTCAAGATATTGTTTATGTAGAAGAAAGTCCATTAAAAATCAAGCGTTCTTCTGGTATTGTTAAAGAAAAAACGGACCGTTTGGATGCTCAACTAATTGCTAGATATGCATGGCTATATAGGGAAGAATTAGAACCAAGTACTGTAAAAAGTAATTCACAATTAGAATTAGGTAGATTACTAGCTTTACGGGACCAAATAGTTAGAAACAATGCAGGGCTTAAAGGGACTCTAAAAGAAATGAAAGTACTTTTGACTAGTCCAACAACAGATTTAGGTTGTATTAGTTTAAAACGTAGTATAACGTATTTAACAAAGCAAGTAAAAGGTATAGAATTAAGAATAAAAGAGATTATATCCCAGGATGAATCTATGAGTATAAATTTTAAATTATTATGTAGTCTAAAAGGTATTGGTTTGGTGTTGGCTTGTCAATTTATTTATCACACAGGTAATTTTACACGTTTTGATAAATGGCGTTCATTTTCAAGTTATTGTGGTACAGCACCCTATGAGCATCGCTCTGGGACAAGTATTCATCGTCGAAAACAGTGTCATTATCTAGGAGACAGAAAAATGAAGAGTTTATTAAGTATGGCTACTATATCGGCAATACAACATGATAGTGAACTACGCTTGTATTATAAACGAAAATTAGCAGAGGGCAAACAAACTATGATTGCAGTAAACAATGTTAGAAATAAATTAATAGCTAGAGCTTTTGCAGTTGTGAAAAGAGGAACGCCTTATGTTGTTTTACAACAACATGTAGCTTAA